The stretch of DNA ATTGAGCTGGCGAAGATGCTGAATCCTGAGTGGGGGGTTGATATGATCATCGGCGGCCATTCCCACACCATCCTGGAAAAGCCGGCCAAGGTCAACGGAATACTGATCGCTCAGGCGGGCGTTGGAACCGACCAGATCGGACGCTTTGACATCGTGGTCGATGACGATACCAACAGCATTGTGGACTATGAATGGCAGCTTATTCCGGTTGACGACAGATTAGCCGAGCCCGATGCTAAACTCGAGGAATACATCGACTCTCTTAAGGGACAGGTAGACCGGAAGTATAGCACCATTATCTGCAAGTTTGGTGAGATTCTTACTCACCCCCGGCGGGAGGTTGAGACCTCCCTGGGCGACCTCATCGCCGATGCCTTCGCCGAAATCGCCGAGAGCGATGTCATGCTGGTCGGCAGCGGTTCAATCAGGTCGAAGGAAATGGGCCCCGTGGTCACCCTTAAGGATTTAAAGACCTGCTTCCCCTACGACGACGTGATAACAAGATACCGGATCAGCGGTGCCCAGCTCAAACGCATCTTTGCCCATATTATGAGGCCGGATAATCGAAATAGCGAGGGGGAATGCTACCAGGTAAACGGCAGGGTGAAAGCCGTCTACAATGATGCCGCGAGAGAACTGGCATCACTCACGGTCAATCGGCAGCCGGTTTCCGATGATCATTGCTATACCATCGCCATGCTTGGTTTTCATTCCAAAAACTCAAGCGCCTATCTTAATATCACTAACGAGGAGCTTCTTGCTTCGGGAAAATCAAAGGTCATCAGTACCTCGGCTCAGGAAGTGCTCGAAGAGTATCTGAGAAACCACCAGAACATCAGCCGCAGGGTTGAAGGCAGATTAGTCTATAACTAGATTGAAAATACGGTTTAGAGCTTTCCTAACTCATCGAGTATTTTTATTACTCTTAATGACTCACCCATACCGGATGTACCGCTCATAGCCAATTCCACCGATAGGGTCTCCAGAATTTCATCTTTACTAGCCCCGGATTCAAGTGCCCGAATAGTGTGGGAAAGGATACAATTTTCACATCCGGCCCTGAGGGCTATTCCCAAAGCGATAAGATGCTTTATCCTTTTAGGAAGTGCGCCGTCCTTGTACACGGATTCAAGTATGGAAGTCTCCTGGGTCATCAACTCGGGAAACAATTGCCTGAATTTTTCTCGTAATACAACCCGCTCATCATTTAGTTTTAACTGATTTTCCATGTCGGTAAACACCTTCCAAATTATTATTGCGCAACTACTGTCATGGTGTTAAAAGTCTATATGATCCTTAATCATACCATACACCGGTTCTCGGATTTGTATGTTTCGACTAACTCCAGAGAAACTTATCATCAAAGTCCCTAAGTCAGTTTTGTGCAATTTGATACAAGGAATTGTTGTGTTAAGATAGAATATCAATATCCTTAAAGGAGACCTGTTTTGCGCTACTTCAGGGTGCCACGGGAGATAGTATTCGGCTATGGTTCTCTCAATCACCTGGCCAAAATGAATACGAAGCGGGTGGCGGTGATATGTGGAGGAGGCGCTACAGCCAGACTGGCCGGGGACAAGGTGCTGCCGCTGTTGATAGAGTCGGGGGGGAAAGCCGAATTGATGACAGGTGTACTTCCGGAGCCCCCGATCAGGCAGGTCGTAGATTTTAAAGAGAGACTTCTTGAATTTAGACCTGACTGGATTCTGGGATTCGGCGGCGGTTCCCCGATAGACCTGGCCAAATCAGCCTGGCTTTTCTATGAACACCCGGAACTGGATGTTTTCAATAAAGTAAGGGAGTGGGGAGAAGGCCCGATCAAGTCAATGCCTCCGCTAAGGCTTAAAGCCAGATTTATAGCCGTTGAGACCACCAGCGGCAGCGGGACCGGCGTCAGCCGCGGCTCGGTTATTTTCGACGAATCCAGCAAGCGGAAATATCCGGTGCGCAGCTACGAAATGGTACCGGATACAGCCATTTATGACCCCGAGCTGTGTCTTTCTCTGCCACCCGACGTCACCGCCAATACCGGCATGGACGCACTTACCCATGCCGTAGAGGCCTACGTGTCGATTAACGATAATGAACCTGCCAAATGGCTGGCGCTGAGGGCGATAAAATACGTTTTGCAATATCTACCCATTGCCTGCTCGCAACCCGACCATAAAGAGGCTCGAGAGAAAATGCACGAAGCCAATATGATGGCCGGAATGGCTTTCAGCAATACCTCGCTGGGTATCAACCATGCCCTGGCTCACGCGTTAGGCGCAGGTTACGGCATACCCCACGGCCTATGCAACGCCGTTCTGTTGCCCTACGCCATAGAATTTAATCTTCCCGATGCCGAAGCCGGGTATGCCGAGATAGCCCGGACTATCGGCCTCAAAGAGCGCACGGCCAAAAAGCAGGCCAATGCGCTCAGCAAGGAAGTATTTAGATTGGGCCAGCTGCTTGGCATTCCCAGTCTCAAAGACGCCCTGGCGAACAAGCTGGACCACTTCGAAAAACACCTGGATATCGT from Dehalococcoidales bacterium encodes:
- a CDS encoding bifunctional UDP-sugar hydrolase/5'-nucleotidase translates to MNTKKFTVLHSNDMHGDFLAEIKDGGSRLTGGLALLSGYINKVRREEENVFYLISGDMVQGSLIDSEYRGISTMEIMNYLAPDVVALGNHEFDYGLPHLLFLEKVANFPIVNANLYVSKYNKRLMRPYLIIKKAGFDVLFTGIITEKVIDAINNQDDLISSFITLEEASQEIGKITNAYKNDDIDLTIILTHIGFESDIELAKMLNPEWGVDMIIGGHSHTILEKPAKVNGILIAQAGVGTDQIGRFDIVVDDDTNSIVDYEWQLIPVDDRLAEPDAKLEEYIDSLKGQVDRKYSTIICKFGEILTHPRREVETSLGDLIADAFAEIAESDVMLVGSGSIRSKEMGPVVTLKDLKTCFPYDDVITRYRISGAQLKRIFAHIMRPDNRNSEGECYQVNGRVKAVYNDAARELASLTVNRQPVSDDHCYTIAMLGFHSKNSSAYLNITNEELLASGKSKVISTSAQEVLEEYLRNHQNISRRVEGRLVYN
- a CDS encoding carboxymuconolactone decarboxylase family protein — encoded protein: MENQLKLNDERVVLREKFRQLFPELMTQETSILESVYKDGALPKRIKHLIALGIALRAGCENCILSHTIRALESGASKDEILETLSVELAMSGTSGMGESLRVIKILDELGKL
- a CDS encoding iron-containing alcohol dehydrogenase, encoding MRYFRVPREIVFGYGSLNHLAKMNTKRVAVICGGGATARLAGDKVLPLLIESGGKAELMTGVLPEPPIRQVVDFKERLLEFRPDWILGFGGGSPIDLAKSAWLFYEHPELDVFNKVREWGEGPIKSMPPLRLKARFIAVETTSGSGTGVSRGSVIFDESSKRKYPVRSYEMVPDTAIYDPELCLSLPPDVTANTGMDALTHAVEAYVSINDNEPAKWLALRAIKYVLQYLPIACSQPDHKEAREKMHEANMMAGMAFSNTSLGINHALAHALGAGYGIPHGLCNAVLLPYAIEFNLPDAEAGYAEIARTIGLKERTAKKQANALSKEVFRLGQLLGIPSLKDALANKLDHFEKHLDIVARNAFSDPNIAANPRQVKSSAEIERIYRKALEPAG